Proteins encoded by one window of Aphis gossypii isolate Hap1 chromosome X, ASM2018417v2, whole genome shotgun sequence:
- the LOC114132786 gene encoding uncharacterized protein LOC114132786 has translation MMIGCAPDGDEMFLMPLKKRKHLVCPGDGQSLSERRCGDTGLDKCGAPRPRRRSVCAAEDDDLTPKPVTCPGPCFEDTAEWQSTKSTAACLFRALGQHYDEPWFPTVINEWSALYYQCSHACDYWQGRDEWLAGDEEVRLTVWSEVLNYREQYKRQLNDGCNSEVTETHGCPNKANDRFDLPHKNVEQLCEEDLPCTDNSARAEVEVAEIALADPDDNPDWVEMRRKMRGSFAALNVARCEVNAELLDHIMIELCKYWANAPETENPYLIDQHLEENIIQEIQNFRFKLFDVAIIIEPEIQQLGPETYQDPKPSRKQESCQKPEPCQKPKSCSPSQSEPCCPRKPESCRLQEPAQCFPQEPKSRLKPESCCPRKPESCRLREPAQCSSREPKSCLKPEPYSPSEPEQCCPSEPKSCQKPVSCCPKDPQLCCPRGPESYCSQNPEPCCPLLPPKPKCCARRRSTKTKLAEARARHNATQVRDRDITTGWLGGNPHE, from the exons ATGATGATCGGCTGCGCTCCAGATGGTGACGAAATGTTTCTGATGCCGCTGAAGAAAAGAAAACATCTGGTCTGTCCAGGCGATGGTCAGTCACTGAGTGAGAGACGGTGTGGCGACACCGGCCTGGACAAGTGCGGCGCACCCAGGCCCCGCAGACGTAGCGTATGCGCGGCAGAAGACGACGACCTGACACCAAAGCCGGTGACTTGCCCTGGACCATGCTTCGAGGACACAGCCGAGTGGCAGTCGACCAAATCGACGGCGGCATGCCTGTTCCGAGCCCTGGGCCAGCATTACGACGAACCGTGGTTCCCGACTGTGATCAACGAATGGTCCGCCCTGTATTACCAGTGCAGCCACGCTTGTGATTACTGGCAGGGCCGGGACGAATGGTTGGCTGGTGACGAGGAGGTTCGGCTGACCGTGTGGTCTGAAGTGCTTAATTACAGAGAACAGTACAAGAGGCAGCTGAATGACGGATGCAACTCTGAG GTAACGGAAACCCATGGATGCCCTAACAAAGCCAACGATCGATTCGACTTACCGCACAAGAATGTAGAACAGTTATGTGAGGAGGATCTGCCGTGCACTGACAACAGTGCACGGGCCGAAGTCGAGGTAGCTGAAATAGCACTCGCGGACCCGGACGACAACCCTGACTGGGTGGAAATGCGGCGCAAGATGCGAGGCTCGTTCGCGGCGTTGAACGTAGCACGATGCGAAGTCAATGCTGAGTTACTGGACCATATCATGATCGAGCTGTGTAAATATTGGGCAAACGCGCCTGAAACCGAGAACCCCTATCTAATCGATCAGCATCTGGAGGAGAACATTATACAAGAGATTCAAAACTTCCGATTTAAACTATTTGACGTGGCCATCATAATCGAACCAGAAATACAACAGCTGGGTCCGGAAACGTATCAGGATCCGAAACCTAGCCGAAAGCAGGAATCTTGTCAAAAACCAGAACCGTGTCAGAAGCCGAAATCGTGTTCTCCGTCACAGTCAGAACCATGTTGTCCACGGAAGCCAGAATCTTGTCGTCTCCAGGAGCCGGCACAGTGTTTCCCGCAGGAACCGAAATCGCGCCTAAAGCCGGAATCATGTTGCCCACGGAAGCCAGAATCTTGTCGTCTCCGGGAGCCGGCACAGTGTTCATCACGGGAACCAAAATCGTGCCTAAAGCCGGAACCATATTCTCCGTCTGAGCCAGAACAGTGTTGTCCATCGGAACCGAAATCGTGCCAAAAGCCGGTATCATGCTGTCCAAAAGATCCTCAATTATGCTGTCCGCGGGGGCCAGAATCGTATTGTTCACAGAACCCTGAACCATGCTGCCCACTGTTACCACCCAAACCTAAGTGTTGCGCCCGCAGGCGGTCTACCAAAACAAAGTTGGCTGAAGCCCGAGCTCGCCATAACGCTACACAAGTTCGGGATCGTGACATTACAACTGGATGGTTAGGTGGGAATCCTCATGAATAA
- the LOC114132780 gene encoding enhancer of rudimentary homolog, with protein MEDPRILHIILLVQPGIDPETKICISYNSLEECMNGICGFYEACLMNLNPTVTTFTYEIIQLFDFLDNLTHISCLVYQPDTMMYVQFDKQMIKVELFIQLGCQTNQRP; from the exons atggaaGACCCGAGGATC ttGCACATCATATTGTTGGTCCAACCGGGAATTGATCcggaaacaaaaatatgtatcagTTACAATTCTCTTGAAGAATGCATGAATG gaATTTGTGGGTTCTATGAAGCATGTCTGATGAACTTAAATCCAACTGTCACAACTTTTACGTATGAAATAATTCAGCTGTTTGATTTTCTTGACAATCTAACACATATTTCATGTCTTGT gtaTCAACCAGATACCATGATGTATGTCCAATTCGACAAACAAATGATAAAAGTGGAGTTATTTATCCAACTGGGATGTCAAACTAATCAACGTCCATAA